The DNA window CCTCCCATAATTTCCTCATTTGTCTGTGCCTTCACATCCACACTCTtctcatccttcaccttcactttcaAATCCTTCACCTTCAGTTTCAGATCAACCTCCACATCATCCACCTTAGCCACACCATCCAGCTTCTCACCGTCCTCCACTTTAGCCTCATCCTCCATCTTTACGTCCTCCACCTTCGCATCGTTCTCTTTTcgttcatcctccaccttctcaccgTCCTCCACCTTAGCCTCATCcatcttctcatcatcatccaccttctcatcgttCTCCACCTTCTGTtcgtcctccaccttctcaccgtcctctttttgttcatcctccaccttctcatcgtcCTCCTTTACATCGTCTTTCTTCCCATCATTCCCATCATtcaccttctcatcatccccCACAGTCTCCTGCATCGCTATTATCTCCTACAAAATAGGCAAAATTCTGGTCAGTACAAACTTAGCGAATAGacaagtactttgcgaaacgacaagtactaaCTTAGTGAATcgacaagtacttggcgaaacgacaaatactaacttagcgaatcgacaagtacttggcgaaacaaTATGTACTAACTTAGCGGAACGACAAGTACTTGGCCAAACGACAAGTACTAACTTAGTGAAACGAaaagtactaacttagcgaatcgacaagtacttggcgaaacgataagtactaacttagcgaaacgacaagtacttggcgaaacgacaagtacgcagaatacctctttcttctcctcctcctgttCAACCTTGATCTTCTCAACTTTGACatccttcttagaatccttaacctgcaaaataggtACTAGTCAGATCAGATATGTACTTAGCGAAATGAAATGTAAAGTGCAAAATTCAATATCTCCATACCTCAGTAGTCTTTTCCTCTTCGACCTTCACAgccttcttagaatccttcttcttactcttcttcttctttatattctcctccatatcatctaatctggttaataatatggacatccttttgttggatttatctaacaactgtttggacatattaaaaaccatcttcttgaacgactcaaggtgagtttcttgagtttgttggattgtgatttttagctctttgatgagctctgttttcagctttttcatctcctctttcatctctattttcagctcctccttcatctcattaaatTCACATCCAACAGAAGGTGTTGGAGCCCGAGGAGAAGGTGTGTCAGCCCGAGGAC is part of the Impatiens glandulifera chromosome 1, dImpGla2.1, whole genome shotgun sequence genome and encodes:
- the LOC124943854 gene encoding DEK domain-containing chromatin-associated protein 4-like, with the protein product MEKRLYSGEVKDSKKDVKVEKIKVEQEEEKKEEIIAMQETVGDDEKVNDGNDGKKDDVKEDDEKKVENDEKVDDDEKMDEAKVEDGEKVEDERKENDAKVEDVKMEDEAKVEDGEKLDGVAKVDDVEVDLKLKVKDLKVKVKDEKSVDVKAQTNEEIMGGDDNDDNDDFHPE